One Branchiostoma floridae strain S238N-H82 chromosome 1, Bfl_VNyyK, whole genome shotgun sequence genomic region harbors:
- the LOC118420277 gene encoding very long-chain acyl-CoA synthetase-like, whose amino-acid sequence MVKPTEAALYATVGGISTAVAALNVFYPQIRQDLKFMWKYRGAMSRIRRYASAQPPVSLVDRFLHQVQLQPDKPFVLFEDQLYTYKDVDVMSNKMANFFHGEGLTCGDTVAMLVYNEPAFIWTFLGLAKLGVKIALLNTNLRNKSLLHCFKAAEAKVLIVGQGQPLLEATVEILPSLEQIGVTVWVQGDNPALHGLRSLDDKINQTSDQPIPFKLRENVLVNDTLCYIYTSGTTGFPKAAKVTMGRFSKSACFFGVSNVKANDVVYVTLPLYHSNALTFGLGGAIEYGHTMALARKFSVTRFWDDCRKYNATIILYIGELLRYLCAPPKTPFDRNHSARLAFGNGLRPDVWVKFRDRFGVGEIIELFGSTEGNVGFANLTNKTGAVGMLTPLLKRNNGASFLKVDPETSEPVRDQNGRCIPVKPGEPGLLVGPITDATPFFGYEGDRKLTDEKILRNVFKEGDAFFNTGDLMMMDKDYYVYFIDRLGDTYRWKGENVATTEVAEVLHDIEGVQEANVYGVTVPGHDGRAGMAAIVVHPGHLPNMWEWYAHLSSRLPGYARPLFLRLTQHLTHTTTFKQTKAELIKEGFDPNVVTDRLYFRDDSKKTYVPLDSEVYKTIAVGKAKL is encoded by the exons ATGGTTAAGCCAACAGAAGCCGCTCTGTATGCGACAGTTGGTGGTATCTCTACCGCCGTGGCGGCTCTCAATGTTTTCTACCCCCAAATCCGACAGGATTTGAAGTTTATGTGGAAATATCGAGGCGCAATGTCCCGTATTAGGCGGTACGCGTCAGCCCAGCCTCCCGTTTCCCTGGTGGACCGTTTCCTCCACCAGGTGCAGCTCCAGCCCGACAAGCCTTTCGTGCTGTTCGAGGACCAGCTCTACACCTACAAGGACGTGGACGTCATGTCCAACAAGATGGCCAACTTCTTCCATGGGGAGGGGCTCACATGCGGGGACACCGTCGCCATGTTGGTTTACAACGAACCGGCCTTCATCTGGACTTTCCTGGGCCTGGCGAAGTTGGGAGTGAAGATCGCCCTGTTGAACACCAACCTGAGGAACAAGTCCTTACTCCACTGTTTCAAGGCGGCAGAGGCGAAGGTTCTTATTGTGGGACAAG GCCAACCTTTACTGGAAGCAACAGTAGAAATCTTACCGTCATTGGAACAGATAGGTGTGACGGTCTGGGTACAGGGAGACAACCCTGCTCTCCACGGCTTACGTTCATTGGATGACAAAATCAACCAAACCTCCGACCAGCCAATCCCATTCAAGCTACGAGAAAACGTCCTCGTAAACGACACTCTTTGTTACATCTATACATCTGGAACAACAG GTTTTCCCAAAGCTGCCAAAGTGACCATGGGAAGGTTTTCCAAATCAGCCTGTTTCTTCGGGGTTTCGAACGTGAAGGCCAATGATGTTGTGTACGTGACTCTGCCCCTGTACCATTCCAACGCGCTGACTTTCGGACTGGGAGGCGCCATTGAGTATG GGCACACTATGGCATTGGCCAGGAAGTTTTCAGTGACACGATTTTGGGACGACTGTCGCAAATACAACGCAACAATCATCCTGTACATCGGAGAGCTACTTAGATACCTTTGTGCTCCACCAAAG ACTCCATTTGACAGGAATCACAGCGCCCGACTGGCCTTTGGGAACGGACTCCGGCCTGACGTCTGGGTAAAGTTCCGGGACAGGTTTGGGGTAGGGGAGATTATAGAGCTCTTCGGGTCCACGGAGGGGAACGTAGGGTTCGCCAATCTCACCAATAAAACTGGTGCCGTCGGCATGCTGACTCCATTGCTTAAG AGAAATAACGGAGCCTCCTTTCTGAAAGTAGACCCTGAAACGAGCGAACCTGTCAGAGACCAGAATGGCAGATGCATTCCTGTGAAGCCGG GGGAGCCGGGTCTTCTTGTTGGTCCTATAACAGACGCCACCCCCTTCTTTGGGTATGAAGGAGACAGGAAGTTAACAGACGAGAAGATTCTTCGCAACGTCTTTAAGGAAGGCGACGCTTTTTTCAACACGGGGGACCTGATGATGATGGACAAGGACTACTATGTGTACTTCATAGACCGACTGGGGGACACCTACAG ATGGAAAGGGGAAAACGTGGCAACAACCGAGGTGGCAGAGGTCTTACATGACATTGAAGGTGTGCAGGAAGCTAACGTCTACGGGGTTACCGTGCCAG GTCATGATGGTCGAGCTGGGATGGCCGCCATTGTTGTACATCCGGGACACCTGCCGAACATGTGGGAGTGGTACGCCCATCTGTCCTCCCGCCTACCAGGCTACGCCCGCCCGTTGTTCCTCCGTCTCACGCAGCACTTAACCCACACCACCACGTTCAAACAGACCAAGGCAGAACTGATAAAGGAGGGATTTGATCCCAACGTTGTCACGGATCGTCTGTACTTTCGTGACGACTCTAAGAAGACCTACGTCCCACTAGATTCGGAGGTTTACAAGACCATTGCTGTCGGCAAGGCAAAACTTTGA